A genome region from Nocardia sp. NBC_01730 includes the following:
- a CDS encoding DUF3159 domain-containing protein: protein MPSSNDNAGSGDHTGPDAPDGRDEERAEQTLLEQLGGFSGLIYSTLPVVVFVPVNSVAGLAVAIWAALGVAAAILVWRLVRRSPVQPAISGFFGVGICAFIAYRMGEAKGFFLFGIYTSLVYAGVFLVSILVRWPLVGVMWGVLNGHGSDWRSDRRLVRFYDLATATWVVVFGARYLVQSQLYDTDRTGWLAFARIAMGWPLTAVALAVTVWAVRRAGHLPTKTVAATESA from the coding sequence ATGCCATCGAGCAACGACAACGCAGGCTCAGGCGATCACACCGGGCCGGATGCGCCCGACGGCCGTGACGAAGAACGTGCCGAGCAGACCCTCCTCGAACAACTGGGCGGATTCAGCGGCCTGATCTACTCGACGCTCCCTGTTGTGGTGTTCGTCCCCGTGAACAGTGTCGCCGGGCTGGCCGTGGCGATCTGGGCGGCCCTCGGCGTGGCCGCCGCCATCCTGGTCTGGCGCCTGGTGCGGCGTAGTCCGGTCCAACCGGCCATCTCCGGGTTCTTCGGCGTCGGGATCTGCGCCTTCATCGCGTACCGGATGGGCGAGGCCAAGGGGTTCTTCCTGTTCGGCATCTACACCAGCCTCGTCTACGCCGGGGTGTTCCTCGTCTCCATCCTGGTCCGCTGGCCGCTGGTCGGCGTGATGTGGGGCGTGCTGAACGGCCACGGCTCGGACTGGCGGTCCGACCGGAGGTTGGTGCGCTTCTACGACCTGGCCACCGCCACCTGGGTTGTGGTGTTCGGCGCCCGCTACCTGGTGCAGTCGCAGCTCTACGACACCGACCGGACCGGGTGGCTCGCGTTCGCGCGCATCGCCATGGGGTGGCCGCTGACCGCGGTGGCGCTGGCCGTCACCGTCTGGGCCGTCCGCCGCGCCGGCCATCTGCCCACCAAGACGGTGGCCGCCACCGAATCGGCCTGA
- a CDS encoding DUF4193 domain-containing protein — protein sequence MATDYDAPRRTESDDVSEDSLEELKARRNEAQSAVVDIDESDTAESFELPGADLSEEVLTVRVIPKQADEFTCSSCFLVHHRSRLASDKGGQMICMDCAA from the coding sequence ATGGCAACCGACTATGACGCACCGAGGCGCACCGAATCCGACGATGTGTCGGAAGATTCGCTGGAGGAGCTGAAGGCTCGTCGTAACGAGGCACAGTCCGCCGTCGTGGATATCGACGAATCCGATACCGCGGAGTCGTTCGAGCTTCCCGGCGCCGACTTGTCCGAGGAAGTGCTGACGGTTCGGGTGATCCCGAAGCAGGCCGACGAGTTCACCTGCTCCAGCTGTTTCCTTGTTCATCATCGGAGCAGGCTGGCCAGCGACAAGGGCGGTCAGATGATCTGCATGGACTGCGCCGCCTGA
- a CDS encoding OB-fold nucleic acid binding domain-containing protein, with product MSAASGYFRRLGRRLTEDIDQLDAEELAETSEASGACRASECRRGDEATMLGRLRSVEACPKSAGASVQAEFFDGTDAITLVWIGRRRIPGIEPGRRILVRGRVGDRDGRKVIYNPYYELRGNS from the coding sequence ATGTCCGCAGCCTCAGGTTATTTTCGACGTCTGGGCCGCAGACTGACCGAAGACATCGATCAGTTGGATGCCGAAGAGTTGGCCGAGACATCGGAGGCATCAGGAGCTTGTCGGGCGTCGGAGTGTCGGCGCGGTGACGAGGCCACGATGCTCGGTAGGCTCCGCAGTGTCGAAGCGTGTCCCAAGTCCGCGGGCGCCAGTGTGCAGGCGGAGTTCTTCGACGGCACCGATGCCATCACCTTGGTGTGGATCGGGCGCAGGCGCATTCCCGGTATCGAGCCGGGTCGGCGCATCCTGGTCCGCGGCCGCGTGGGCGACCGCGACGGCCGCAAGGTGATCTACAACCCCTACTACGAATTGCGCGGGAACAGCTGA
- a CDS encoding alpha/beta fold hydrolase, translated as MGWATPATLGPMFDSAHPAHIVALPGTGSDADFARRAFGPAGAARGLDLIAVEPDPRDVVASCRAALDVAARSGPVLVAGISLGAAIALEWAAEHPDRVVGVVAALPGWTGPDTAACPAALSAAATAAQLRADGLAAVIERMRASSPRWLADALTQSWRAQWPHLPEALQEAADYKWPDAERLATFTLPVAVITAVDDPVHPAAVAEEWAALVPRSRLHRITLDELGADPAILGHVGIGAFG; from the coding sequence ATGGGCTGGGCCACCCCCGCTACGCTCGGACCGATGTTCGACTCCGCACACCCCGCTCACATCGTAGCGCTGCCCGGTACCGGGTCCGACGCCGATTTCGCCAGGCGCGCGTTCGGCCCGGCCGGCGCCGCGCGCGGTCTCGACCTGATCGCGGTGGAACCCGATCCGCGCGACGTGGTCGCCAGCTGCCGGGCCGCGCTGGACGTGGCGGCCCGCTCGGGGCCGGTGCTGGTGGCCGGGATCTCGCTGGGCGCCGCGATCGCGCTGGAGTGGGCGGCCGAGCATCCGGATCGAGTCGTGGGCGTGGTCGCGGCGCTGCCCGGGTGGACCGGACCCGACACCGCCGCATGTCCAGCCGCATTGAGCGCGGCTGCCACCGCGGCGCAGCTGCGCGCCGACGGTCTGGCCGCGGTGATCGAGCGAATGCGAGCCAGCAGCCCGCGGTGGCTGGCTGACGCGCTCACCCAGTCGTGGCGGGCGCAATGGCCGCATCTGCCCGAGGCGCTGCAGGAGGCCGCCGACTACAAGTGGCCGGACGCCGAGCGGCTGGCCACCTTCACCCTGCCGGTCGCCGTGATCACCGCCGTCGACGACCCGGTGCATCCGGCGGCGGTGGCCGAGGAGTGGGCGGCGCTGGTGCCGCGTTCGCGGCTGCACCGGATCACCTTGGACGAGCTGGGCGCCGACCCCGCGATCCTGGGACACGTGGGAATCGGCGCCTTCGGCTGA
- the cei gene encoding envelope integrity protein Cei, whose translation MVSLITEGRATDPQGRPFLRRRPQPWLIMLGVLALICGIVWIKALTTHDADTTAMACNSPSPATDPGAPQPVPLGQRVGAGRLQDVEPAALAASKARVLNANNQRGQAAHVAAQLGDLGFASAPGTQYGNDSVYVNGDLECTGQIRFGVSGRPAAASVQLVAPCAELIEDQRGDDTVDLVLGSLFRDIRPSNDAEEVLRSLKNPAPGNSTSIDIELLDAARQARC comes from the coding sequence GTGGTTTCACTGATCACCGAAGGCAGGGCGACGGATCCGCAAGGTCGCCCCTTCCTTCGGCGCCGCCCCCAGCCCTGGCTCATCATGCTCGGCGTTCTCGCGTTGATCTGCGGGATCGTCTGGATCAAGGCCTTGACGACACACGACGCCGACACGACCGCGATGGCATGCAACTCTCCGAGTCCGGCCACCGACCCCGGTGCGCCGCAGCCGGTTCCGCTCGGCCAGCGGGTCGGCGCGGGTCGGCTGCAGGACGTGGAACCCGCAGCGCTCGCGGCGAGCAAGGCACGCGTACTGAACGCGAACAACCAGCGCGGTCAGGCCGCGCACGTCGCCGCCCAGCTCGGCGACCTCGGTTTCGCGAGCGCGCCGGGAACCCAATATGGCAACGATTCGGTATACGTGAACGGCGACCTGGAATGCACCGGCCAGATCCGCTTCGGGGTAAGCGGCCGTCCGGCCGCCGCCTCCGTGCAGTTGGTCGCGCCGTGCGCCGAGCTGATCGAGGATCAGCGCGGCGACGACACGGTCGATCTTGTGCTCGGCTCCCTGTTCCGGGACATCCGGCCCAGCAACGACGCCGAGGAGGTGCTGCGTTCGCTGAAGAACCCGGCGCCGGGCAACTCGACCTCGATCGACATCGAGCTGCTCGACGCGGCCCGGCAGGCTCGCTGCTGA
- a CDS encoding sigma-70 family RNA polymerase sigma factor, whose amino-acid sequence MATENITALPENDNIALSESRRVSAEVEKLIGPAAEGDRQAVTEIVRMVHPLVRHYCRARLGNTAHLQVTVDDVVQEVLLATVNAIPRYHDQGKSFLAFVYGIAANKVADAFRRKQQHPAYPMADVPDFASSAAGPEEWALASERSTATRELMKVLAPTHRKVLVMRIVLGWSAAQTAEAIGTSPGVVRVMQHRALNKLRAELKVAA is encoded by the coding sequence GTGGCTACCGAAAACATCACGGCACTGCCCGAGAACGACAACATCGCTCTGTCGGAGAGCCGCCGGGTATCGGCCGAGGTGGAAAAGCTGATCGGTCCCGCGGCCGAGGGCGACCGCCAGGCGGTCACCGAGATCGTCCGGATGGTGCACCCGCTGGTCCGCCACTACTGCCGTGCGCGCCTCGGCAACACCGCCCACCTGCAGGTCACCGTCGACGATGTCGTGCAGGAAGTCCTGCTGGCCACCGTCAACGCCATCCCGCGCTACCACGACCAGGGGAAGTCGTTCCTGGCCTTCGTCTACGGCATCGCGGCCAACAAGGTCGCCGACGCGTTCCGTCGCAAGCAGCAGCACCCCGCCTACCCGATGGCCGACGTTCCTGACTTCGCGTCCTCCGCCGCCGGACCAGAGGAATGGGCGCTGGCCTCCGAACGCAGCACGGCCACAAGGGAACTCATGAAGGTGCTGGCGCCGACACACCGCAAGGTGCTGGTCATGCGGATTGTGCTCGGCTGGTCCGCGGCACAGACCGCGGAGGCCATCGGCACCAGCCCCGGCGTGGTCCGGGTCATGCAGCACCGCGCGCTGAACAAGCTGCGCGCCGAGCTGAAGGTGGCCGCGTAA
- the dut gene encoding dUTP diphosphatase gives MLRLDPGIPVPTRAHDGDAGVDLCTTQDVILEPGERMLVGTGVAVALPVGTVGLIHPRSGLAAKTGLSVVNTPGTVDAGYRGEIKVCLINHDPRTPIELRRGDRIAQLLVQRVELVDFVEVDSLDETTRGADGHGSSGGHASLIVRTSGAGRATGKEA, from the coding sequence ATGCTGCGGCTCGATCCCGGCATTCCCGTGCCCACGCGCGCCCATGACGGCGACGCGGGCGTGGACCTGTGCACCACACAAGACGTCATCCTGGAGCCGGGCGAGCGAATGCTGGTCGGCACCGGTGTGGCCGTCGCGCTACCGGTCGGCACGGTCGGGCTGATCCACCCGCGCTCGGGCCTCGCGGCGAAGACCGGGCTGTCGGTGGTGAACACCCCCGGCACGGTCGACGCGGGGTATCGGGGCGAGATCAAGGTGTGCCTGATCAATCACGACCCGCGCACGCCGATCGAACTGCGCCGAGGCGACCGGATCGCGCAGCTGCTGGTGCAGCGGGTGGAGCTGGTGGATTTCGTGGAGGTCGACTCGCTGGACGAGACGACACGGGGTGCGGATGGCCACGGCTCCAGCGGCGGTCACGCGAGCCTGATCGTGCGGACGAGTGGGGCGGGCCGGGCGACCGGCAAGGAGGCATGA
- a CDS encoding DUF3710 domain-containing protein has translation MFGKRKKSSDQYADDRYDEADDYDDAEYGPADVNEYDYDDYGDDAPTDERSYAGVDFDADTPQGQPGPYDFEDVAELLEKVSEKRLDLGSVLLPVPPGGQLQVEMTPDGQPQAVHLATEHGRITVAAYAAPKSEGQWRLVAADLAESLRKDGARVSVENGPWGRELLAITEGADLRFIGVDGYRWMLRLVAAGPSGAANDGSPLVRAARAILSETVVRRGEDPLPVREPLPVVLPQQLSEQLAAAHQQQVEAQQQAMSAQAAAAQTGPPSVLPPRMPEGPRRGADGSAMQQLGLN, from the coding sequence ATGTTCGGAAAGCGAAAGAAGTCGTCGGACCAGTACGCGGACGACCGATACGACGAGGCCGACGACTACGACGACGCCGAATACGGGCCGGCCGACGTCAACGAGTACGACTACGACGACTACGGCGACGATGCCCCGACCGACGAGCGCTCGTACGCGGGAGTGGACTTCGACGCCGACACGCCGCAAGGGCAGCCCGGCCCGTACGACTTCGAGGACGTCGCCGAGCTGCTGGAGAAGGTGTCCGAGAAGCGGCTCGACCTCGGATCGGTGCTCCTACCGGTCCCACCGGGCGGACAGCTGCAGGTCGAGATGACGCCGGATGGTCAGCCGCAGGCGGTGCACTTGGCCACCGAGCACGGCCGGATCACGGTCGCGGCCTATGCCGCGCCCAAGTCGGAGGGCCAATGGCGTCTGGTCGCCGCGGACCTCGCCGAATCGCTGCGCAAGGACGGCGCCAGGGTCTCGGTGGAGAACGGGCCGTGGGGCCGCGAGTTGCTGGCCATCACCGAGGGTGCCGACCTGCGTTTCATCGGCGTGGACGGCTACCGCTGGATGCTGCGTCTGGTCGCCGCCGGCCCCTCGGGTGCGGCGAACGACGGCAGTCCGCTGGTCAGGGCGGCGAGAGCCATCCTGAGCGAAACAGTGGTCCGGCGCGGCGAAGACCCGCTGCCGGTGCGTGAGCCGCTGCCGGTGGTGTTGCCGCAGCAGCTGTCCGAGCAATTGGCCGCGGCCCATCAGCAGCAGGTCGAGGCGCAGCAGCAGGCAATGTCGGCGCAGGCGGCCGCGGCGCAGACCGGGCCGCCCAGCGTCCTGCCCCCACGCATGCCCGAGGGACCGCGGCGCGGCGCGGACGGCTCGGCCATGCAGCAGCTCGGCTTGAACTGA
- a CDS encoding DUF3093 domain-containing protein — protein MDEKKQPGHPYRERLWVPLWWWPVGFAITGLLAAEIHMGAPGLRAWLPYTLLFPVPVWVLLWLSRHRVEVLPDAAGTPELRADRAHLPVNFVARAATVAATAKSAALGRQLDPAAYVQHRPWVGPMVLLVLDDPDDPTPYWLVSTRRPEQVLAALGLPSAG, from the coding sequence ATGGACGAGAAAAAGCAGCCCGGACACCCCTACCGTGAGCGCCTATGGGTGCCGCTGTGGTGGTGGCCGGTGGGGTTTGCCATCACAGGGTTGCTCGCCGCGGAAATCCATATGGGCGCTCCCGGATTGCGCGCCTGGCTGCCTTATACGCTGTTGTTTCCTGTCCCGGTCTGGGTGCTGCTGTGGTTGAGCCGGCACCGGGTCGAAGTGCTACCGGATGCGGCCGGCACACCGGAGCTGCGCGCCGATCGCGCACATCTGCCGGTGAATTTCGTGGCCCGCGCGGCCACCGTGGCCGCCACCGCCAAAAGCGCGGCGCTAGGCCGCCAGCTCGACCCCGCCGCCTATGTACAACATCGCCCCTGGGTCGGGCCGATGGTTCTGCTCGTACTCGACGACCCGGACGACCCGACGCCGTACTGGCTGGTCAGTACGCGACGGCCCGAACAGGTCCTTGCCGCGCTCGGTCTTCCGAGCGCGGGCTGA